From Bosea sp. NBC_00550, the proteins below share one genomic window:
- a CDS encoding glutathione S-transferase family protein yields the protein MILSTKRIIAMPSTEIVLHGTALSGHAHRVELLLRALGLPYRFEQAPAEIRQGAAFRKLNPLGQIPVLQDGEITLADSNAIMVYLVRRYAPESDWLPGDAVGAAHVQRWLSIAAGEVMHGPSIARLITQFGIKDDKARAKRIAARLLAFMEEHLAEREYLAAAHPTLADLACYSYIAHAPEGGISLAPHPAVRRWLARVEALPFFKPIPPSPLPVERDDDAA from the coding sequence ATGATCCTCTCGACAAAGAGGATCATCGCCATGCCATCGACCGAGATCGTCCTTCACGGCACCGCCCTTTCCGGCCATGCCCACCGTGTCGAGCTGCTGCTGCGAGCGCTCGGCCTGCCATATCGCTTCGAACAGGCGCCGGCCGAAATCCGGCAGGGCGCTGCGTTCCGCAAGCTCAACCCGCTCGGCCAGATTCCGGTACTGCAGGATGGCGAGATCACGCTCGCCGACAGCAACGCGATCATGGTTTATCTGGTAAGACGCTATGCTCCGGAGAGTGACTGGCTGCCCGGCGATGCCGTCGGTGCCGCCCATGTCCAGCGCTGGCTCTCGATCGCGGCCGGGGAGGTCATGCACGGCCCCTCCATCGCCCGGCTGATCACGCAGTTCGGCATCAAGGACGACAAGGCGCGAGCCAAGCGGATCGCGGCGCGGTTGCTCGCTTTCATGGAAGAGCATCTGGCGGAGCGCGAATACCTCGCTGCCGCTCATCCGACGCTCGCCGACCTTGCCTGCTATTCCTACATCGCCCATGCACCGGAGGGCGGCATCTCGCTCGCGCCCCATCCGGCCGTGCGCCGGTGGCTCGCCCGCGTCGAGGCCCTGCCCTTCTTCAAGCCCATCCCGCCTTCACCCCTTCCCGTGGAGCGCGACGACGATGCTGCCTGA
- a CDS encoding pyridoxamine 5'-phosphate oxidase family protein: MLPDSPFHAGELAAQARAGVAARGAGIRSFMPDQHRIFFGQLPWLFAGVLDQSGWPLATALSGPIGFAASPDPTSLAIAALPQSDDPAFDAIRPGSAIGLLGLEFETRRRNRANGQIETVDDKGVTVSVAQSFGNCAKYIQARTRLPDGGEQPQAVQTLARLDGAAQALIAASDTLFIASAAVAGTPGGGVDVSHRGGRPGFIRIDGDTLTVPDFIGNNYFNTLGNLLEEHRAAILLVDFETGTMLQLQGLVEIIWDGPELAGLEGSQRLWRFHVTRGWRSSHALPLRWTAPDYAPTTLQTGIWTGSRASVAAA; the protein is encoded by the coding sequence ATGCTGCCTGATAGCCCCTTCCACGCCGGCGAACTCGCCGCGCAGGCACGGGCGGGCGTCGCCGCACGCGGCGCCGGCATCCGCAGCTTCATGCCGGACCAGCACCGCATCTTCTTCGGCCAGCTGCCCTGGCTCTTCGCGGGCGTTCTCGATCAGAGTGGCTGGCCCCTGGCAACGGCGCTGAGCGGGCCGATAGGCTTCGCCGCGAGCCCCGACCCGACCAGCCTCGCCATCGCGGCTTTGCCGCAATCCGACGATCCGGCATTCGACGCCATCCGGCCGGGCAGCGCGATTGGCCTGCTCGGCCTCGAATTCGAAACCCGCCGCCGCAACCGCGCCAATGGCCAGATCGAAACCGTCGACGACAAGGGTGTCACGGTCTCCGTCGCGCAGAGCTTCGGCAATTGCGCCAAATACATCCAGGCGCGTACCAGGTTACCGGACGGAGGAGAACAGCCCCAGGCGGTGCAGACGCTCGCCCGCCTCGACGGAGCTGCCCAAGCCCTGATCGCCGCTTCCGACACGCTGTTTATCGCGAGCGCCGCAGTTGCCGGTACGCCGGGCGGCGGCGTCGACGTCTCGCATCGCGGCGGACGGCCCGGCTTCATCCGCATCGACGGCGACACGCTGACGGTGCCCGACTTCATCGGCAACAACTACTTCAATACGCTCGGGAACCTGCTGGAGGAGCACCGCGCGGCCATCCTCCTCGTCGACTTCGAAACCGGAACGATGCTCCAGCTCCAAGGGCTGGTGGAGATCATCTGGGACGGGCCGGAGCTTGCCGGGCTGGAAGGCTCCCAGCGCCTCTGGCGCTTCCATGTCACTCGCGGCTGGCGAAGCTCTCATGCGCTGCCGCTGCGCTGGACGGCACCCGATTATGCGCCGACCACGCTGCAGACCGGCATCTGGACAGGCTCGCGCGCGTCGGTAGCGGCGGCCTAG
- a CDS encoding tRNA-binding protein produces MSASTEPAAPIGFDDFLKVDIRVGTIVEAEPYPEARKPALKLVIDFGGTIGRKKSSAQITKHYRPEDLPGRQVLAVVNFPPRQIGKFMSEVLTLGIPDTEGEVVLISPGLAVPDGGRLF; encoded by the coding sequence TTGAGCGCTTCCACCGAGCCGGCCGCACCGATCGGCTTCGACGATTTCCTCAAGGTCGACATCCGTGTCGGCACGATCGTCGAGGCTGAGCCTTATCCCGAGGCACGCAAGCCGGCGCTCAAGCTCGTCATCGATTTCGGCGGCACGATCGGCCGCAAGAAATCCTCGGCGCAGATCACCAAGCACTATCGGCCCGAGGACCTGCCGGGCCGGCAGGTCCTCGCCGTGGTCAATTTCCCGCCGCGTCAGATCGGCAAGTTCATGTCCGAGGTGCTGACGCTCGGCATCCCCGACACTGAGGGTGAGGTCGTGCTGATCAGCCCCGGCCTCGCCGTTCCGGACGGCGGCCGGCTGTTCTAG
- a CDS encoding methyl-accepting chemotaxis protein: MSFTKKLTTLSISRSFSLIAALAVLIVVGSVGYTLNAARNEMLALKRGEMKNQVEAAATTIKGYLARVEAGELKEADAKKMAIEALGSARFDNGNYYFLCDFDGISMLHANKKIQSTDMKPFKDADGKFFVQEMISLGKTKGEGFVDYGWLKAGDKEPSLKISYVIGIPKWQWVVGSGVHVHDVDAAFMSMVGGVAKVLVPLGLVMLGLVLFLSRRASGMLHSLKGSMDSLVSGDLDAEIAHQERPDEIGSMARSLVVFRDAALAKEAMETDKLRAEEEAAGHRSSADGERRRNEADRAEHARVQAGVVQALATGLERLSDGDLTYRIQDAFTTEYVKLRDDFNGAIAKLQDAMRQIATNTESMKAGSTEISQAADDLASRTEQQASSVEETATALDQLTATVRQTAESARLANQATDQVKTEAEQSTSIVRDAVTAMGGIEKSAQEISQIVGVIDEIAFQTNLLALNASVEAARAGDAGKGFAVVASEVRALAQRSASAAKEIKTLIDASTIEVEKGVTLVGQTGGALQRMASEINRVTVLVAEIAGAAQEQASGLQEVNSAVSEMDQATQQNAAMAEQSTAAAHSLSQEADRLSAMVARFQLGGDVAGLKAMARTMQAVAAPAAKAAPRPVAPRATKAHNGSAMVARKLDADARDKGWEEF; encoded by the coding sequence ATGTCGTTTACCAAGAAGCTTACGACCCTGTCGATCAGCCGCTCATTCTCGCTGATCGCAGCCTTGGCCGTGCTGATCGTCGTCGGCAGCGTCGGCTACACGTTGAATGCCGCCCGCAACGAGATGCTTGCGCTCAAACGCGGTGAGATGAAGAATCAGGTCGAGGCCGCGGCAACGACCATCAAGGGCTATCTGGCACGCGTCGAAGCCGGCGAGCTCAAGGAAGCGGATGCGAAGAAGATGGCCATCGAGGCCCTCGGCAGCGCGCGCTTCGACAACGGCAACTACTACTTCCTCTGCGATTTCGACGGCATCAGCATGCTGCATGCCAACAAGAAGATCCAGTCGACGGACATGAAGCCGTTCAAGGACGCGGACGGCAAGTTCTTCGTCCAGGAGATGATCTCGCTGGGGAAGACAAAGGGCGAAGGCTTCGTCGACTATGGCTGGCTCAAGGCCGGCGACAAGGAGCCCTCCCTCAAGATTTCCTACGTCATCGGCATTCCGAAGTGGCAGTGGGTGGTCGGTTCGGGCGTGCATGTGCATGACGTCGATGCGGCCTTCATGAGCATGGTCGGCGGCGTCGCCAAGGTGCTGGTGCCGCTCGGGCTCGTCATGCTCGGCCTCGTCCTCTTCCTGAGCCGCCGCGCCTCCGGGATGCTGCATTCGCTGAAGGGTTCGATGGACAGCCTCGTGTCCGGCGATCTCGATGCCGAGATCGCCCATCAGGAGCGGCCCGACGAAATCGGCTCGATGGCACGTTCCCTCGTCGTCTTCCGTGATGCGGCTCTCGCCAAGGAGGCGATGGAGACCGACAAGCTGCGCGCCGAGGAGGAGGCCGCCGGTCATCGCAGCTCCGCCGATGGCGAGCGTCGCCGCAACGAAGCCGACCGCGCAGAGCATGCCCGCGTGCAGGCCGGCGTGGTCCAGGCTCTGGCCACCGGGCTGGAGCGGCTTTCGGATGGCGACCTGACCTATCGGATCCAGGACGCCTTCACCACGGAATACGTCAAGCTCAGGGACGACTTCAACGGCGCGATCGCCAAGCTGCAAGACGCGATGCGCCAGATCGCGACCAACACCGAGAGCATGAAGGCCGGCTCCACCGAGATCAGCCAGGCGGCCGACGACCTCGCCAGCCGCACCGAGCAGCAGGCCTCCTCGGTCGAGGAGACGGCGACGGCGCTCGACCAGCTCACCGCCACGGTCCGCCAGACCGCCGAGAGCGCACGCCTTGCCAATCAGGCGACCGATCAGGTCAAGACCGAGGCCGAGCAGTCGACCAGCATCGTGCGCGATGCCGTGACGGCGATGGGCGGCATCGAGAAGTCGGCGCAGGAGATCTCGCAGATCGTCGGCGTGATCGACGAGATCGCCTTCCAGACCAACCTCCTGGCGCTCAACGCCTCGGTCGAGGCCGCCCGCGCCGGCGATGCCGGCAAGGGCTTCGCGGTCGTCGCATCCGAGGTGCGGGCGCTGGCGCAGCGTTCGGCCTCTGCCGCCAAGGAAATCAAGACGCTGATCGACGCCTCGACCATCGAGGTCGAGAAGGGCGTCACCCTCGTCGGCCAGACGGGCGGGGCGCTGCAGCGCATGGCCTCCGAGATCAACCGCGTCACCGTGCTGGTTGCGGAGATCGCCGGTGCGGCGCAGGAGCAGGCCTCCGGTCTCCAGGAGGTCAATTCCGCGGTCAGCGAGATGGACCAGGCGACGCAGCAGAACGCCGCGATGGCCGAGCAGTCGACCGCAGCGGCTCATTCGCTGTCGCAGGAGGCCGACCGCCTGTCCGCGATGGTCGCGCGCTTCCAGCTCGGCGGGGACGTCGCCGGCCTCAAGGCCATGGCGCGAACGATGCAGGCGGTGGCCGCGCCCGCTGCTAAGGCTGCACCCCGGCCTGTCGCGCCGCGTGCCACCAAGGCCCATAACGGGAGTGCGATGGTCGCGCGCAAGCTCGATGCCGACGCCCGCGACAAGGGCTGGGAGGAGTTTTGA
- a CDS encoding TetR/AcrR family transcriptional regulator: MARKPVSTLPEAVQPESAAKPGDPRRCAVDALMKLAVDRPWDQIELPDIAAEAGLTLTQLRGLFPSKLAMLGGVTRIVDDAVLAGASDDLAGEPVKERLFDLVMRRLDAMAPYKAALRKIAPIIRRDPLTLAALNRGAVNSWRYMLASAGIPTEDALGHLRVQGAVLLMARVSETWLDDDEPELSKTMARLDRELKTAGRIMARVEDVHRLTAPFRGLARAICSGRPLRARRRERASDRGEDNEDYAPAI, from the coding sequence ATGGCCCGCAAGCCCGTTTCCACCCTGCCCGAGGCCGTGCAGCCTGAATCTGCCGCCAAGCCGGGCGATCCGCGCAGGTGCGCCGTCGATGCGCTGATGAAGCTCGCCGTGGACCGGCCCTGGGATCAGATCGAGCTGCCCGACATCGCTGCCGAGGCCGGGCTGACGCTGACGCAGCTGCGCGGGCTCTTCCCCTCGAAGCTCGCCATGCTCGGCGGCGTGACGCGCATCGTCGACGACGCGGTGCTGGCTGGTGCGTCCGACGATCTGGCGGGAGAACCCGTCAAGGAGCGCCTGTTCGATCTCGTGATGCGCCGGCTCGACGCAATGGCGCCCTACAAGGCGGCCTTGCGCAAGATCGCGCCCATCATCCGGCGCGATCCGCTGACGCTGGCGGCGCTCAACCGCGGGGCGGTCAATTCCTGGCGCTACATGCTTGCCTCGGCCGGCATCCCGACCGAGGATGCACTCGGCCATCTGCGGGTGCAGGGCGCGGTGCTGCTGATGGCGCGGGTCTCCGAAACCTGGCTCGATGACGACGAGCCGGAACTGTCCAAGACCATGGCGCGGCTCGATCGCGAGCTGAAGACGGCGGGGCGCATCATGGCGCGGGTCGAGGATGTCCACCGGCTGACGGCGCCGTTCCGAGGCTTGGCGCGGGCGATCTGCTCGGGCCGGCCGCTGAGGGCCCGCCGACGCGAGCGCGCTTCCGATCGCGGCGAGGATAACGAGGATTACGCGCCCGCCATCTGA
- the proC gene encoding pyrroline-5-carboxylate reductase — protein sequence MSNSLPQSLVLIGAGKMGGAMLEGWLRIGIDPKGISLIDPKPSDEMVELAQEKGMRLNPSAKEIPAADVVVLATKPQMLDTAAPAVQAFIHPRTLLISILAGKTLGDLAARLPNAGAIIRAMPNLPAAVQRGATAAAPGKGVSAAQRATADALLGSIGKVEWLDDEGLIDAVTAVSGSGPAYVFHLVECLAAAGTEAGLPADVAERLARATVEGAGELLFQSPLPPGTLRQNVTSPGGTTAAALEVLMADDGMKPLLRKAVAAAKRRAGELSG from the coding sequence ATGTCGAATTCCCTTCCGCAATCGCTCGTCCTGATCGGTGCGGGCAAGATGGGCGGAGCGATGCTGGAGGGCTGGCTGCGCATCGGCATCGATCCGAAGGGGATCAGCCTGATCGACCCCAAGCCTTCGGACGAGATGGTCGAGCTCGCCCAGGAAAAGGGGATGCGGCTCAATCCGTCGGCCAAGGAGATTCCTGCTGCCGATGTCGTCGTGCTCGCGACCAAGCCGCAGATGCTCGACACGGCGGCGCCAGCGGTGCAGGCCTTCATCCATCCCCGGACGCTGCTGATCTCGATCCTCGCCGGCAAGACGCTCGGCGACCTCGCCGCGCGCCTGCCGAATGCGGGCGCGATCATCCGCGCCATGCCGAACCTGCCGGCCGCCGTGCAGCGCGGCGCCACCGCCGCGGCGCCCGGCAAGGGCGTGAGCGCGGCACAGCGCGCAACCGCCGATGCGCTGCTCGGCAGCATCGGCAAGGTCGAATGGCTGGATGACGAGGGGCTGATCGACGCCGTCACGGCCGTGTCCGGCTCCGGCCCGGCCTATGTCTTTCATCTGGTCGAGTGCCTGGCCGCTGCCGGAACCGAAGCCGGCCTGCCCGCGGATGTGGCGGAGCGGCTGGCGCGGGCGACAGTCGAGGGTGCGGGCGAGCTGCTGTTCCAGTCGCCACTGCCGCCCGGCACGCTGCGCCAGAATGTGACCTCGCCCGGCGGCACGACGGCTGCGGCGCTCGAGGTCCTGATGGCCGATGACGGCATGAAGCCGTTGCTGCGCAAGGCCGTGGCTGCTGCCAAACGTCGCGCCGGCGAGCTTTCGGGCTGA
- a CDS encoding YbjN domain-containing protein gives MIDLDMDAELDRPSNPLDLFERLAALNGWNFDRDSEDELSVAVTGGWSEYHVAITWLAEVEALHIACAFDLKVPERRRSEVLQLVSLVNEQLWLGHFDLWSTESVVMYRHALLLSGGAEPTDEQAAALVKTAVEACERYYQAFQFVVWAGKTAKEGMEGAILETVGEA, from the coding sequence ATGATAGACCTCGATATGGATGCCGAGCTGGATCGGCCCTCCAACCCTCTCGACTTGTTCGAACGCCTCGCTGCCCTCAATGGCTGGAACTTCGACCGCGACAGCGAGGATGAGCTTTCGGTCGCGGTGACGGGCGGCTGGTCGGAATATCACGTCGCCATCACCTGGCTGGCCGAGGTCGAGGCGCTGCACATCGCCTGCGCCTTCGATCTCAAGGTGCCGGAGCGGCGGCGCAGCGAGGTGCTGCAGCTCGTGAGCCTGGTCAACGAGCAGCTCTGGCTCGGCCATTTCGATCTCTGGAGCACCGAAAGCGTCGTGATGTACCGCCATGCGCTATTGCTGTCGGGCGGAGCGGAGCCGACGGACGAGCAGGCGGCGGCGCTGGTCAAGACGGCCGTCGAGGCCTGCGAACGCTACTATCAGGCCTTCCAGTTCGTGGTCTGGGCCGGCAAGACGGCGAAGGAAGGGATGGAAGGCGCCATCCTCGAGACGGTCGGCGAAGCCTGA
- a CDS encoding accessory factor UbiK family protein — translation MVNPGNRILDDIARLATDAAGAAQGVRREVETVVKTQIERLLRDLDVVTREEFEAVREMALIAREENDKLAARLAAIEERLGKS, via the coding sequence ATGGTGAACCCCGGCAACCGCATCCTCGACGACATCGCGCGCCTCGCCACCGACGCGGCCGGCGCCGCGCAGGGCGTGCGCCGCGAGGTCGAGACCGTCGTGAAGACGCAGATCGAACGCCTGCTGCGCGATCTCGATGTCGTCACCCGCGAGGAGTTCGAGGCGGTGCGCGAAATGGCGCTGATCGCCCGCGAGGAGAACGACAAGCTCGCGGCGCGCCTCGCCGCGATCGAGGAGCGGCTCGGCAAATCCTGA
- a CDS encoding M24 family metallopeptidase, with product MALHFTPAEFTRRREALLAAMQAGRLDALFLYQQESMFWLTGYDTFGFCFFQCLVVRADGTMALLTRSADLRQAQQTSNLGDIRIWKDGREANPARDLLALSDDLGLSGKRIGVEFESYGLVAANYRKLEAAFAGRAELVDASTIVTRLRAVKSAEEIAYVRRAAALTDAADQAALDVIRAGADEGEILAAQHNAIFAGGGDYPANEFIIGSGRDALLCRYKSGRRRLDANDQITLEFAGVDRHYHVAAMRTVVVGEPRPLHRPYHAAAKDALLACEAALKPGRTAGDVFAAHARVLDEHGLAQHRLNACGYSLGAKFTPSWMDWPMFYEANDWEIVPGMVMFAHMILMDSDSETAMCLGRTYLVGTGGAEALNLPDLDLALR from the coding sequence ATGGCCCTGCATTTCACACCCGCCGAATTTACCCGCCGCCGCGAAGCGCTCCTTGCCGCCATGCAGGCCGGCCGCCTCGACGCGCTCTTCCTGTACCAGCAGGAATCGATGTTCTGGCTGACCGGCTACGACACCTTCGGCTTCTGCTTCTTCCAGTGCCTCGTCGTCAGGGCGGACGGCACGATGGCGCTGCTGACCCGCTCCGCCGATCTGAGGCAGGCGCAGCAGACCTCGAACCTCGGCGACATCCGCATCTGGAAGGACGGACGTGAGGCCAATCCGGCCAGGGACCTGCTCGCTCTGTCTGACGATCTCGGCCTCTCCGGCAAGCGCATCGGCGTCGAGTTCGAATCCTACGGCCTCGTCGCCGCCAATTACCGCAAGCTCGAAGCCGCCTTCGCCGGCCGGGCCGAGCTCGTCGACGCCTCGACCATCGTGACGCGGCTGCGCGCCGTGAAATCGGCGGAGGAGATCGCCTATGTCAGGCGCGCCGCCGCGCTCACCGACGCCGCAGACCAGGCAGCGCTCGACGTGATCCGGGCCGGCGCCGACGAGGGCGAGATCCTCGCCGCCCAGCACAATGCGATCTTCGCTGGCGGCGGCGACTATCCGGCCAACGAGTTCATCATCGGCTCGGGCCGCGACGCCCTGCTCTGCCGCTACAAATCCGGCCGGCGCCGGCTCGACGCCAACGATCAGATCACCCTCGAATTCGCTGGAGTCGACCGGCACTACCATGTCGCGGCGATGCGCACCGTCGTGGTTGGCGAGCCGCGCCCGCTGCACCGCCCCTACCACGCCGCCGCGAAAGACGCGCTGCTCGCCTGCGAAGCCGCGCTGAAGCCCGGCCGCACGGCCGGGGACGTCTTCGCGGCGCATGCCCGCGTCCTCGACGAGCACGGCCTTGCGCAGCACCGGCTCAACGCCTGCGGCTACTCGCTCGGCGCCAAGTTCACGCCGTCCTGGATGGATTGGCCGATGTTCTACGAGGCCAATGACTGGGAGATCGTGCCTGGCATGGTAATGTTCGCCCATATGATCCTGATGGATTCCGACAGCGAGACCGCCATGTGCCTGGGCAGGACCTATCTCGTCGGAACCGGCGGCGCCGAAGCGCTCAATCTGCCTGATCTGGACCTCGCCCTCCGTTGA
- a CDS encoding ribose-phosphate pyrophosphokinase, translated as MPSHFKVVAGNSNRPLAEAICSHLSIPLAKATVRRFADMEVFVEIQENVRGQDVFIIQSTSFPTNDHLMELLIITDALRRSSAKRITAVIPYFGYARQDRRASGRTPISAKLVSNLITHAGVDRVLTLDLHAGQIQGFFDIPTDNLFGAPLMARDIKDRLEWKNAMVVSPDVGGVVRARALAKRIDAPLAIVDKRRDRPGESEVMNIIGSVEGRSCILIDDIVDSGGTLVNAAEALLDQGAKEVFAYITHGVLSGGAVARIASSKLKELVITDSIMPTEAVKVARNIRVISIAGLMGEAIERTASETSVSSLFD; from the coding sequence ATGCCCTCTCATTTCAAAGTCGTCGCCGGCAATTCCAACCGGCCGCTCGCTGAAGCGATATGCAGCCATCTCAGCATTCCGCTCGCCAAGGCCACGGTCCGGCGGTTCGCCGACATGGAAGTCTTCGTCGAGATTCAGGAGAACGTACGCGGGCAGGATGTCTTCATCATCCAGTCCACCTCCTTCCCGACCAACGACCACCTGATGGAACTTCTGATCATCACCGATGCGCTGCGCCGCTCCTCGGCCAAGCGCATCACGGCGGTGATTCCCTATTTCGGCTATGCCCGGCAGGACCGGCGCGCCTCGGGCCGCACCCCGATCTCGGCCAAGCTCGTCTCGAACCTGATCACCCATGCCGGCGTCGACCGCGTGCTGACGCTCGACCTGCATGCCGGCCAGATTCAGGGCTTCTTCGACATCCCGACCGACAACCTGTTCGGCGCCCCGCTGATGGCGCGCGACATCAAGGACCGGCTGGAGTGGAAGAACGCCATGGTCGTCTCGCCTGACGTCGGCGGCGTGGTCCGCGCTCGCGCGCTTGCCAAGCGCATCGACGCCCCGCTCGCCATCGTCGACAAGCGGCGCGACCGGCCGGGCGAGTCCGAGGTTATGAACATCATCGGCTCGGTCGAGGGCCGCTCCTGCATCCTGATCGACGACATCGTCGACTCCGGCGGCACGCTTGTGAATGCGGCGGAGGCCCTGCTCGATCAGGGCGCCAAGGAGGTCTTCGCCTATATCACCCATGGCGTGCTCTCGGGCGGCGCGGTGGCGCGCATCGCCTCGTCGAAGCTCAAGGAGCTCGTCATCACCGACTCGATCATGCCGACCGAGGCCGTGAAGGTCGCCCGCAACATCCGCGTCATCTCCATCGCCGGCCTGATGGGCGAGGCCATCGAGCGCACGGCGAGCGAAACCAGCGTGTCCAGCTTGTTCGACTGA
- the queC gene encoding 7-cyano-7-deazaguanine synthase QueC, producing the protein MSARALVLFSGGQDSTTALAWALERFDAVETIGFDYGQRHHVEMECRLAIREKLPARSSRYAERLGPDHLVDLKALGAISDTALTRETEIAFAETGLPTTFVPGRNLIFLTFAAAVAYRRDLKHIVLGVCETDYSGYPDCRDDTIKAMQVALGLGLDRRLVLHTPLMWRDKAQTFALARTLGGQALLDLVLEETHSCYLGDRTTRHDWGFGCGHCPACDLRSKGFAAYLVTPDDSGPSYDS; encoded by the coding sequence GTGAGCGCCCGCGCCCTCGTCCTGTTCTCCGGCGGCCAGGATTCCACCACCGCGCTGGCCTGGGCTCTCGAGCGCTTCGATGCGGTCGAGACGATCGGCTTCGACTACGGCCAGCGCCATCATGTCGAGATGGAATGCCGTCTCGCGATCCGGGAAAAACTGCCTGCGCGGTCCTCGCGCTATGCCGAGCGGCTCGGCCCCGACCATCTCGTCGATCTGAAGGCGCTCGGCGCGATTTCCGACACCGCGCTGACGCGCGAGACCGAGATCGCCTTCGCGGAAACCGGCCTGCCGACCACCTTCGTGCCCGGGCGCAACCTGATCTTCCTCACATTCGCCGCCGCCGTCGCCTATCGCCGCGACCTGAAGCACATCGTCCTCGGCGTCTGCGAGACCGATTATTCGGGCTATCCCGATTGCCGCGACGACACGATCAAGGCGATGCAGGTCGCGCTGGGCCTGGGGCTCGATCGCCGGCTCGTACTCCATACGCCGCTGATGTGGCGCGACAAGGCGCAGACCTTCGCGCTGGCGCGCACGCTCGGCGGGCAGGCGCTGCTCGACCTCGTTCTCGAAGAGACGCATAGTTGCTATCTCGGCGACAGGACGACCCGGCATGACTGGGGTTTCGGCTGCGGCCATTGCCCGGCATGCGATTTGCGGTCAAAAGGCTTCGCGGCCTATCTCGTAACACCCGACGACAGCGGACCATCCTATGACTCGTGA
- a CDS encoding VUT family protein produces MTRDRQRQLEGLVALVLFGLTIPAANWLIGNAGSVCIPNGPCLVPVWPGVMAPSGVLMVGLALVLRDLVQRRLGTLAGLGAIAVGTLISAMLAPPAIVIASVVAFLLSELADFAVYTPLQRRRFLTAVLASGVVGLVVDSIVFLHLAFGSLDFLAGQIIGKAWMVLFAVPLMYVLRRRDERLGLAAA; encoded by the coding sequence ATGACTCGTGATCGCCAGCGACAGCTCGAAGGCCTCGTCGCACTCGTCCTGTTCGGCCTCACCATTCCCGCGGCCAACTGGCTGATCGGCAATGCCGGCTCGGTCTGCATCCCCAACGGGCCCTGCCTCGTGCCGGTCTGGCCCGGCGTGATGGCGCCGAGCGGCGTCCTCATGGTCGGCCTCGCGCTGGTGCTGCGCGACCTCGTCCAGCGCCGCCTCGGCACGCTGGCAGGCCTCGGCGCGATCGCCGTCGGCACGCTCATCTCGGCCATGCTCGCCCCGCCGGCCATCGTGATCGCCTCGGTCGTGGCCTTCCTGCTGTCGGAGCTCGCCGACTTCGCCGTCTATACGCCCCTGCAGCGCCGGCGCTTCCTCACCGCCGTCCTGGCATCCGGCGTCGTCGGACTCGTCGTCGACAGCATCGTCTTCCTGCATCTCGCCTTCGGCAGCCTGGATTTCCTCGCCGGCCAGATCATCGGCAAGGCCTGGATGGTGCTGTTCGCGGTGCCGCTGATGTATGTCCTGCGCCGTCGCGACGAGCGGCTCGGCCTCGCCGCCGCCTGA